GATGAAACTTTCAACAAATGATTAAACATTTTAATGCTTTTCTTCTGTCTTGTCTTGAGGACAAAATAACTACAAGTCCCACAATGCACTGCAGTGAGGCCCTGCCCCCCTTTGCCATACTTTATTTCTTTGCAGCGGTCACAGGCAGGAGGCGTGTCTCCGCAGCAGTGCAGGGTCCACCACGCTCTTCTCCAGGGGGAGGTCTGTGGAGAAATCGGGGGGCGGAGCCTGCATCCGCTGGTGGGGATGGCCGCCGCCCCTCTGAGGGATGGGCAGCTCAGAGTGGTGGGCGGGTAGAGGCGGGCGGAAAAAGTAGGCGTGGACCAGAGCCTGCGGGACGAGGAGTCTTGTCATTGGACGCCGAACGGATGCTTCCTATCTCTCACCTGGTGGGCAGCGCATCGCCGTTTTGACGGATAAACCAGGAACTTGTAGAGCAGGTGGATGGCCTCGGGGGAGGAGTCAGGGACGAGCTCCTCCAATGGGATGGCGGGATTCTCTTTGAAGGTGATTTTGTTGTAATCTGGCAAGTCCACCATTTCCTGCACGTGCACGGATCACCTGTTCttatactttgtgtgtgtgtgtgtgtgtgtgtgtgtgtgtgtgtgtggttcttACAGGCCAGGTGTCACGCGTGGGCGTCCCCAGCACCCTGAGGACACAACATAGCTGCTCGATGTCGTTCTCCCCAGGAAACAGAGGAGACGAGTTCAGCAATTCCCCAAAAATACAACCTACTgccctgcaacacacacacacataagtattACCATTGTTGTCATGTCGTAAACAACGCTATTAGCATTGTTGACATATCAGCATTGTTGGCATGTCGTGAACAACGCAGGTAGCATTGTTGACATATTAGTATTGTTGACATATTAGCATTGTTGTCATGTCGTGAACAACGCGAGTAACATTGTTGACATATTAGCATTGTTGTCATGTCGTAACACAACGCGAGTAGCATTGCTGACGTATTAGCATTGTTGTCATGTCGTACACAACGCAAGTagcatggcttgtgcagccctttgagggctatataaataaacattgattgattgattgatagcatTGTTGACATATTAGCATTGTTGTCATGTAGTGAACAACGCGAGTAGCATTGTTGACGTATTAGCATTGTTGTCATGTCGTAACAACGCTATTAGCATTGTTGACGTATCAGCATTGTTGTCGTGTCGTGGACAATGCTACTAGCATTGTTGACATAATTGTTGGCAAGTCATGGGTAACGCTAGAAGCATTGCCGAATTATTAGCATTGTTGACATGCTGTGGACAACGCTAGTACCATTGCTGACATATTAGCATTGTTGTAATGTCGTGAAAAACGCTAGTAGCATTGTTGACATATTAGCATTGTTGTCATGTCGTGAACAACACTATTAGCATTGTTGACGTATCAGCATTGTTGTCGTGTCGTGGACAATGTTACTAGCATTGTTGACCTAATTGTTGGCAAGTCATGGGTAACGCTAGAAGCATTGCCGAATTATTAGCATTGTTGACATGCTGTGGACAACGCTAGTAGCATTGCTGACATATTAGCATTGTTGTCATGTCGTGAACAACGCTATTAGCATTGCTGACATATTAGCATTGTTGTCATGTCGTGAACAACGCTATTAGCATTGCTGACATATTAGCATTGTTGTCATGTCGTGAACAACGCAAGTAGCATTGTTGACATATtagcattgttgtcatgtcataacACAAAGCGAGTAGCATTGTTGACATATtagcattgttgtcatgtcatgaacAACGCGAGTAGCATTGTTGACATATTAGCATTGTTGACCAACTTACCACAGGTCGACCCCCATGTCGTACTTTCTGGCTCCATACAGCAATTCAGGAGCACGATACCACCTACAcgtgcacgcacacgcacacgcacacgcacacacacacatttaaacaaaGCAAGGCGCGATGCTTGACAAGTACCATACGGTGTCACCTGGTGGCCACCTGGTGGCTGTACAGTCGCTCTCGGTTCTGGCTGAGGAGGCGGGCTAGACCGAAGTCGGCGATCTTTAGGTGTCCCGAGGAGCTGATGAGGAGGTTGGCAGGCTTCAGGTCCTGCAGGCGGACAGGAAGTGGTCAAGGCTTTTATTGTGACGGGGCAGGATGGGCGTGTGCGCTCACTCGGTGCATGATGTTGTTGTGATGCAGGAAGGCCACGCCCTTCAGCAGCATCAGCATGTAACCTTTGACCTGCGCCGGGGTCAGAGGGCGCTGGGAGTTCCTGATGACCTCAGAGAGGTCGGAGAGCATGAAGTCAAAGACCAGGACGAAGCCTG
This sequence is a window from Nerophis lumbriciformis linkage group LG23, RoL_Nlum_v2.1, whole genome shotgun sequence. Protein-coding genes within it:
- the cdk20 gene encoding cyclin-dependent kinase 20; protein product: MEQYSILGRVGEGAHGIVFKAKHIETGQTVALKKVALRRLEDGVPNQALREIKALQEIQDNQHVVALKEVFPHGTGFVLVFDFMLSDLSEVIRNSQRPLTPAQVKGYMLMLLKGVAFLHHNNIMHRDLKPANLLISSSGHLKIADFGLARLLSQNRERLYSHQVATRWYRAPELLYGARKYDMGVDLWAVGCIFGELLNSSPLFPGENDIEQLCCVLRVLGTPTRDTWPEMVDLPDYNKITFKENPAIPLEELVPDSSPEAIHLLYKFLVYPSKRRCAAHQALVHAYFFRPPLPAHHSELPIPQRGGGHPHQRMQAPPPDFSTDLPLEKSVVDPALLRRHASCL